A DNA window from Daucus carota subsp. sativus chromosome 3, DH1 v3.0, whole genome shotgun sequence contains the following coding sequences:
- the LOC108211898 gene encoding ribulose bisphosphate carboxylase/oxygenase activase 2, chloroplastic encodes MESVISHRLCGSLGVDRGKLVLQNASAAGTSVLSSNFKGKSLRKVSLKNSCPENYSSNFKIVAEVDEEKQSSKDRWKGLAFDISDDQQDITRGKGMVDSLFQAPMNSGTHNAVMSSYDYASAGFRQYNMDNYMDGLYIAPAFMDKLVIHITKNFLDLPNIKVPLILGVWGGKGQGKSFQCELVLAKMGINPIMMSAGELESGNAGEPAKLIRQRYREAADIIRKGKMCALFINDLDAGAGRMGGTTQYTVNNQMVNATLMNIADNPTNVQLPGMYNKQDNPRVPVIVTGNDFSTLYAPLIRDGRMEKFYWAPTREDRIGICIGIFKTDNVPTKDIIKLVDKFSGQSIDFFGALRARVYDDEVRKFVSDIGVENIGKRLVNSKEEPPKLDQPKMTIQKLLEYGNMLVEEQENVNRVQLSDKYLKEAALGNANDDAIKRGTFYG; translated from the exons atGGAATCGGTGATTTCTCATAGACTATGTGGCTCATTGGGCGTCGATAGGGGGAAATTGGTGCTGCAGAACGCCTCTGCTGCTGGAACTTCTGTTCTCTCTTCAAATTTCAAAGGCAAAAGTTTGAGAAAAGTGAGCCTTAAGAATTCTTGTCCCGAGAATTATTCCAGCAATTTCAAGATTGTGGCAGAAGTTGACGAGGAAAAGCAGAGCAGCAAGGACAGATGGAAAGGTCTCGCGTTTGATATCTCTGATGATCAACAGGACATTACGAGAGGAAAGGGGATGGTGGATTCGCTCTTTCAGGCTCCGATGAATTCTGGAACTCATAATGCAGTAATGAGTTCTTATGATTACGCCAGTGCTGGTTTTCGCCA GTACAATATGGACAATTACATGGATGGACTTTACATTGCTCCGGCTTTTATGGACAAGCTTGTTATTCACATCACCAAGAACTTCCTCGACCTGCCTAATATCAAG GTTCCCCTAATCCTTGGTGTTTGGGGAGGCAAAGGTCAAGGAAAATCATTTCAGTGTGAGCTTGTACTCGCGAAAATGGGAATCAA TCCCATTATGATGAGTGCTGGAGAATTGGAGAGTGGTAATGCCGGAGAGCCTGCAAAGCTAATAAGGCAAAGGTACCGCGAGGCAGCAGATATAATCAGAAAGGGGAAAATGTGTGCCCTCTTCATCAATGATCTCGATGCAGGGGCGGGTAGAATGGGTGGCACTACGCAATACACAGTTAACAATCAGATGGTGAATGCTACTCTTATGAACATTGCTGACAATCCTACTAATGTCCAGCTTCCTGGAATGTACAACAAGCAGGATAATCCTCGTGTTCCTGTCATTGTCACTGGTAATGATTTTTCTACATTGTATGCTCCTCTTATCCGCGATGGTCGTATGGAGAAGTTCTACTGGGCTCCTACTAGAGAAGACCGAATAGGCATCTGCATTGGAATCTTTAAAACTGATAATGTCCCTACAAAGGACATTATCAAGCTCGTCGACAAATTTTCAGGGCAATCAATTG ACTTCTTTGGTGCACTGAGGGCAAGGGTGTACGACGACGAAGTTAGAAAATTTGTTTCGGACATTGGGGTTGAAAATATAGGTAAGAGGCTGGTGAACTCGAAGGAGGAACCTCCGAAGCTGGATCAACCAAAAATGACCATTCAGAAGCTCCTTGAGTATGGGAATATGCTTGTAGAAGAGCAGGAAAATGTAAATAGAGTACAATTGTCTGATAAGTACTTAAAGGAGGCTGCTCTTGGAAATGCCAATGATGATGCAATAAAAAGAGGAACTTTTTATGGTTAG
- the LOC108213816 gene encoding zinc finger protein 10 — translation MEEARYWMWTKQTTANLSSEILVSTKPSSIGDSWEEQAFAEDAAGPLGGCIWPPRSYTCTFCRREFRSAQALGGHMNVHRRDRARLKQSPNSNTSHLVSPNSSLGFHQHPPDLVSTLVHNNSEDQEIMKLPSMVPVPVTQVMKFEEKAFSAPYFSSPTMKEQQNKNSTLSPLLWSSFIADRYCNIGDCDKQEKNYNFPESKNIRDKRNYVEADLSAESLKILICEDDKQTSANGKKDENTSFKRRRLTDDATVLFFPNTNSDKRDINGSPESEVFEISHNSKEDLDLELRLGA, via the coding sequence ATGGAGGAAGCTAGGTATTGGATGTGGACGAAACAAACTACGGCTAATTTGAGTTCTGAAATTCTGGTATCAACCAAACCTTCGTCTATCGGAGACTCGTGGGAAGAACAAGCTTTTGCAGAGGATGCAGCTGGTCCTCTTGGTGGATGCATATGGCCTCCAAGATCTTACACTTGTACTTTCTGCAGAAGAGAATTTAGGTCAGCTCAAGCTCTTGGAGGTCACATGAATGTCCACAGAAGAGATAGGGCTAGACTTAAGCAGTCTCCGAATTCAAATACCAGTCATCTTGTAAGTCCAAATTCATCTTTAGGTTTTCACCAACACCCTCCTGATCTGGTAAGTACCTTGGTTCATAACAATTCTGAGGACCAGGAAATTATGAAGTTGCCTTCTATGGTTCCTGTTCCAGTAACACAAGTCATGAAATTTGAGGAGAAGGCATTTTCAGCCCCATATTTTTCTTCTCCTACTATGAAAGAGCAACAGAACAAGAACTCGACGTTATCACCTCTACTATGGTCAAGTTTTATTGCTGACAGATATTGTAATATTGGTGATTGTGATAAgcaagaaaagaattataattttCCTGAATCTAAGAATATTAGGGATAAGAGGAATTATGTTGAAGCTGATTTATCTGCAGAGAGCCTGAAGATTCTCATATGTGAAGATGATAAGCAAACTTCTGCTAACGGTAAAAAGGATGAAAATACGAGCTTCAAGAGACGAAGATTAACTGACGATGCAACGGTCTTGTTTTTTCCAAACACAAATTCAGATAAGAGAGATATTAATGGTTCTCCTGAATCAGAGGTTTTTGAAATTAGTCATAACTCCAAAGAGGATTTAGATCTTGAGCTAAGGCTGGGCGCTTGA
- the LOC108212783 gene encoding uncharacterized protein LOC108212783: MAFIEHRHPLILNEKYYGAEGDVCYICKDALHSRLMHSIYRCCNSNISDSSSSGDDIKPFFSSQMVKKSLGNTEFCVRITENEIDCSKLFIHRSCAELALTISNYHMHPHHTIFLKSEMRASCNICSQGLTGLLGYTCRECWYYFCVKCVTSPRVHHPGHNQHELTLVQHPASFRCYACQDDLYPPSSSCQCTICPFWIHLKCAQLPSLLKYKFHRHPLLLSYSLPQQYLRFRHYCSICHATLSPTQWLYHCANCRFLAHISCATSTTKTSQRLSSSDDEYKNLVHLPMPDETSVNLLRQLFIEKMISNHNASNDTDSSFASSSSIKGAARENVLINHWSHEHHTLVMINKHDAADDHLIVRDNNGDNSIVCDGCTKPIYATEVSYACHLCKYFLHRYCAKMPKQLQSTRYQDGLMLPDISSYFFFICNGCKFPSSGMRMMTEKGDFQLDIGCASLPRSIKHEAHHHPLTQHESGLNKECTACLRDIDDYEIVFGCDKCRFYLHGRCALKPYKIIHRWDRDHPLSLNLNLDNIEDHPHDFNCEYCSEDIDPSAWFYHCRYCDISFHIHCIDLFYRYSHIKFGISVDIDHQLHEHSLTVVLNERKRCCGICHRQLCNPLSYAAPVLECETCNFIICMSCVHPQYIQSGSSMVFLEGTEQIFEK, translated from the exons ATGGCATTCATTGAGCACAGGCATCCTCTCATTCTGAATGAGAAATACTATGGTGCCGAAGGCGATGTTTGCTACATCTGCAAGGATGCACTACACTCTCGGCTCATGCACTCCATTTATCGTTGCTGCAATAGCAACATTAGCGACAGCAGTAGCTCAGGCGATGATATCAAGCCTTTTTTCAGTAGCCAGATGGTCAAGAAGAGCCTAGGAAATACAGAGTTCTGTGTCCGGATTACTGAAAATGAAATAGattgctccaagttgtttatTCACAGAAGCTGTGCAGAGTTGGCTTTAACAATTTCAAACTACCATATGCACCCACACCATACTATTTTCCTCAAGTCTGAGATGAGGGCGAGTTGCAACATTTGTAGTCAGGGGCTAACAGGCCTACTCGGCTATACTTGTCGAGAATGTTGGTATTACTTTTGTGTAAAATGTGTTACATCTCCGCGTGTTCATCATCCAGGGCACAATCAGCATGAACTAACGTTAGTCCAGCATCCAGCATCGTTTCGTTGCTATGCTTGCCAAGATGATCTTTACCCGCCTTCCTCTTCATGTCAATGCACCATATGTCCGTTTTGGATTCACTTGAAGTGTGCTCAGTTACCTTCtcttcttaaatataaatttcatagACATCCCCTGCTCTTGTCCTATTCTCTTCCGCAACAGTATCTAAGGTTTCGTCACTACTGCTCAATCTGCCATGCCACCTTGAGCCCAACCCAGTGGCTCTATCACTGTGCCAATTGCAGATTTCTGGCACATATCAGTTGCGCTACGTCAACAACAAAGACTTCTCAGAGATTGAG CTCATCTGATGATGAATACAAAAATCTGGTGCACTTGCCTATGCCAGATGAAACATCAGTAAACTTATTGCGGCAGTTATTCATAGAAAAGATGATCAGTAATCATAATGCATCAAATGACACGGATTCTTCATTTGCTTCTTCTAGTAGCATAAAAGGCGCAGCCCGTGAAAATGTGCTGATCAATCATTGGTCTCATGAACACCACACACTTGTCATGATAAACAAACATGATGCAGCTGACGATCACCTTATTGTCAGAGATAATAATGGTGATAATAGTATAGTATGTGACGGATGCACCAAACCAATCTATGCAACTGAAGTATCTTATGCATGTCATCTGTGTAAATATTTTCTCCACAGGTATTGCGCGAAGATGCCAAAGCAACTGCAATCTACGCGTTACCAAGACGGCCTAATGTTGCCTGACATCTCATCTTACTTTTTCTTCATTTGCAACGGATGCAAATTTCCTAGCAGTGGCATGCGAATGATGACTGAAAAAGGCGATTTCCAGCTAGACATCGGATGTGCATCGCTCCCTCGAAGCATCAAACATGAAGCTCATCACCACCCCCTTACACAACATGAAAGTGGTCTTAATAAAGAGTGCACAGCGTGCTTAAGAGATATAGACGACTATGAAATCGTATTTGGCTGTGACAAATGCCGATTCTATCTCCACGGAAGATGTGCCCTTAAGCCATACAAAATTATCCACCGTTGGGACCGTGATCACCCCCTTTCCTTGAATCTAAATCTCGACAACATTGAAGATCATCCTCATGACTTCAATTGTGAATATTGCTCCGAAGACATCGACCCGAGCGCCTGGTTCTATCACTGCCGTTATTGTGACATATCATTTCATATCCACTGCATTGATTTATTTTACAGGTATTCACATATAAAGTTCGGGATATCGGTTGACATTGATCACCAGCTGCATGAGCATAGTCTCACAGTTGTTCTCAATGAAAGGAAGCGTTGCTGCGGAATATGCCATCGGCAGCTCTGTAATCCACTCTCGTATGCTGCACCAGTCCTCGAATGTGAGACCTGCAATTTCATTATTTGCATGTCTTGCGTTCACCCTCAATACATACAGAGCGGATCTAGCATGGTATTTTTAGAGGGCACCgagcaaatttttgaaaaatag
- the LOC108212784 gene encoding uncharacterized protein LOC108212784: MEFVKHNHPLILDQNFHGGVEDACHLCDEPLRSPLMHSVYRCSSRTDGGNIADENVDCVNLFVHKSCAELPLKITDYFMHPQHPISLVPVESTNSNWSCSICLEDSSSKFRYSCHSVNCLDLKVCHKCLTSPRVHHPGHNQHELTIVQRPASFRCYACDSNHKDSSSCKCNICPFWIHMSCALLPSSFRLPFYKIRRSHKHTLLLAYSIPPLYAKFNQKCKICELLLSPAQWLYYCASCRFFVHFRCATSIWITKSKERIPWTDGASITGLLRSINRKPSNSESPESDDDMVYLPMSSESSVQSWRRLLISRVTSSHEEDKDVINHWSHDQHPLFLRKKFSTPPCTKAPAVNLNNADDDTIILCDGCTNAIDSSNTSYYECRLCNYFLHRCCAELPKQLQSPHLFYRRLLYDLSSNYLFRCGVCFLLKSGMRMSIRHYQLDIGCASLPKYIKHEAHSHPLTQVLGLSFSRCQACGLSYEEELNFDCTFCHRFKLCGTCALRPRKLEHRWDPHPLTLITNPENIIEDHPQDYNCEHCSDDIDTNYWFYHCGLCDLSCHMSCIKKFYRYSNIKFNTSGIKIEQRLHEHGLTLVLIKRKRRCGCCDCDFENAPMLQCTPCSFVICIFCVNPGLKLRYGSSL, from the exons ATGGAATTCGTTAAGCATAACCATCCCCTAATCCTTGATCAAAACTTTCACGGTGGTGTAGAAGATGCTTGCCATCTCTGCGACGAGCCTTTACGCTCTCCACTTATGCACTCCGTCTATCGTTGCAGCAGCAGAACTGATGGCGGCAATATTGCTGATGAAAATGTTGATTGTGTTAACCTGTTTGTGCACAAAAGCTGTGCAGAACTGCCCCTCAAAATTACAGACTACTTCATGCACCCACAACACCCTATTTCCCTCGTCCCAGTAGAATCAACCAACTCGAATTGGTCCTGTTCGATTTGTCTAGAGGATTCCTCGAGTAAATTCAGATATTCTTGTCATTCTGTAAATTGTCTAGACTTAAAAGTTTGTCACAAATGTCTTACATCACCGCGTGTTCATCATCCCGGTCACAATCAACACGAACTGACCATAGTCCAGCGTCCAGCCTCTTTCCGCTGTTATGCTTGTGACAGCAATCATAAGGACTCGTCGTCATGTAAGTGCAACATTTGTCCCTTCTGGATTCACATGAGTTGTGCTCTCTTGCCTTCTTCTTTCCGGCTTCCATTTTATAAAATACGTAGATCGCATAAACACACGCTGCTCTTGGCCTATTCTATTCCTCCACTCTATGCTAAATTTAACCAAAAGTGCAAAATCTGCGAGCTTCTCTTGAGCCCGGCACAATGGCTTTACTATTGTGCCAGTTGTAGATTTTTTGTGCATTTTCGATGCGCTACCTCCATTTGGATAACCAAATCAAAGGAGAGGATTCCATG GACTGATGGCGCTTCCATTACTGGATTATTACGCAGCATCAACAGAAAACCGTCAAATTCTGA ATCTCCTGAATCTGACGATGATATGGTGTACCTGCCCATGAGTTCTGAATCTTCAGTACAATCTTGGCGACGGCTTTTAATCTCTCGCGTAACGAGTAGTCATGAAGAAGATAAGGATGTGATTAATCACTGGTCTCATGATCAGCATCCACTATTTCTCAGAAAAAAATTTAGTACTCCTCCCTGTACAAAAGCACCAGCGGTGAATTTGAACAATGCTGACGATGACACCATCATATTATGTGACGGTTGCACAAATGCCATCGACTCTAGTAACACTTCGTATTATGAATGCCGCCTGTGCAATTATTTCCTTCATCGTTGCTGCGCTGAGTTGCCTAAACAGCTACAATCCCCACATCTATTCTACCGAAGATTGTTATATGATTTATCTTCGAACTATTTATTCAGATGTGGAGTgtgctttttgctgaaaagtgGGATGCGCATGAGCATTAGGCATTACCAACTTGATATCGGCTGTGCTTCGTTACCTAAATATATCAAACATGAAGCTCATTCGCATCCACTTACTCAAGTCTTAGGCCTGAGTTTTTCGCGGTGCCAGGCATGTGGACTATCTTATGAAGAGGAACTTAACTTCGACTGCACATTTTGCCACCGCTTCAAATTATGTGGAACATGTGCACTGAGACCACGGAAACTTGAGCACCGCTGGGATCCTCACCCCCTGACCTTGATTACGAATCCTGAAAACATCATCGAAGATCATCCTCAGGATTACAATTGTGAACATTGCTCTGACGACATAGACACAAACTACTGGTTCTATCATTGCGGTTTATGTGATCTATCTTGTCATATGAGTTGCATTAAAAAGTTTTACAGGTACTCTAATATCAAGTTCAACACCTCCGGTATCAAGATTGAGCAGAGGCTACACGAGCACGGCCTTACACTTGTTTTAATCAAAAGAAAGCGTCGCTGTGGATGCTGTGATTGCGACTTTGAGAATGCGCCAATGCTTCAATGCACGCCTTGTAGTTTTGTGATTTGTATATTTTGTGTCAACCCTGGCCTTAAATTACGATATGGATCATCCTTATGA
- the LOC108213815 gene encoding uncharacterized protein LOC108213815 yields MEFVNHSHPLILNENFHGGEEDACYLCRERLRSTPLYSVYRCSSRDNTSGLADDAVNCVKLFVHKICAELPLKITDYFKHPQHPITLVRKIDLSRKHCSICFWALSHTIVYSCKSCDLTVCLRCATSPLIYHPSHNQHALALVQRQASFCCDACGMEASSWSSCKCNTCPFWIHTSCAILSSFKKFQFHIHPLLLAYSFPQQYLNFRQKCKICRCLIQPTRWFYYCAGCRFFVHLNCTDTALEMTMRPSEDFGNMVHLPSRDESSLNLLRQLFIHQMMINQREAEALMTWSFSPISTVTAEVAGPSKEVIDHWSHYQHPLILKKCSTLNTQLMTVKDNDEESDADTFIVCDGCTNPINCSNTSYYECHTCNYFLHTYCTELPKQMQPYKLPYKFAPLPFNKSYPIIFSKVLFVQM; encoded by the exons ATGGAATTTGTGAACCATAGCCACCCACTAATCCTCAATGAAAATTTTCACGGTGGTGAAGAAGATGCTTGCTATCTTTGCAGAGAGCGATTACGCTCTACACCTCTGTACTCTGTCTATCGTTGCAGCAGCAGAGATAATACTAGCGGCCTTGCTGATGATGCTGTCAATTGTGTTAAGTTGTTTGTGCACAAAATCTGTGCCGAACTGCCCCTCAAAATCACAGACTACTTTAAGCACCCTCAGCATCCTATTACCCTTGTCCGTAAAATAGATCTTTCCCGCAAGCACTGTTCGATCTGTTTTTGGGCTTTATCGCATACCATAGTCTATTCTTGCAAGTCGTGTGATCTGACAGTTTGTCTAAGATGTGCTACATCTCCGCTTATTTATCATCCCAGTCACAATCAACACGCTCTAGCGTTAGTACAGCGCCAGGCCTCTTTCTGCTGTGACGCCTGTGGCATGGAGGCTAGCAGTTGGTCCTCGTGTAAATGCAACACATGCCCCTTTTGGATCCATACCAGTTGTGCAATCTTATCTTCTTTCAAGAAATTTCAGTTTCATATACATCCTCTTCTCTTGGCCTATTCTTTTCCTCAACAGTATCTTAATTTCAGACAAAAGTGCAAAATCTGCAGGTGCTTAATACAGCCAACACGGTGGTTTTACTATTGCGCCGGTTGCAGATTCTTTGTCCATCTCAATTGTACAGATACAGCTCTTGAGATGACGATGAG ACCATCAGAGGATTTTGGTAATATGGTGCACCTACCTTCTCGAGATGAATCATCACTAAACTTGTTGCGGCAGTTGTTCATCCATCAGATGATGATTAATCAGAGAGAAGCTGAAGCTTTGATGACGTGGTCTTTTTCTCCAATTTCAACGGTTACAGCAGAAGTAGCAGGGCCTAGTAAGGAGGTGATCGATCACTGGTCTCACTATCAGCATCCTCTAATTCTCAAAAAATGCAGTACTCTTAATACACAGTTGATGACGGTGAAAGACAACGATGAAGAATCTGATGCTGACACTTTTATAGTATGCGACGGGTGCACAAACCCAATCAACTGCAGTAATACATCTTACTATGAATGCCATACATGCAATTATTTTCTCCACACGTATTGCACAGAGTTGCCGAAACAGATGCAACCTTATAAGTTACCTTATAAATTTGCCCCTTTACCCTTTAACAAATCCTACCCGATCATCTTTTCCAAAGTGCTATTTGTTCAAATGTAA